The DNA segment TCGCGAGCCGCCTCCTTGGCCAGATCGAGCTCGTGCAGACGCGCGATCAGCTCGGCTCGATCGATCGTCACGCGACTGTCGACGAGCGTATCCGGCTCTCTCGGCAACGGCGCTCCGAACTCGTCGCCGACCCGCCCGCCTTCGCGGAGATTCGTGGCGAGCTGCGACACGTAGCCAGCGTGCAACCGCAGGACGAGCAACAACGAAACCAGCGAGAGCGCGGCAGCGAGGGACAGCATCACCGACGTCGGCGCATCGCTGATCCAGGCGACCAGGAAGAGCACGAGACCGCTGCCGATCAGCTCCCCCAGACCGCTGGCGCCGACGTCGACGTAGATCTTCGCTCGGCGCTTGTCCTGTGCCGGCACCGGCGTCCAGAGAAGTTCGAAGCTCGCCTTGAAGAGGGACGTTCCCAGCACGCTGGTCGAAGCCCGTGCGAGGGTCGCGGTCGCGAGTTGATGGAACGCCGCAGCGCCCGCGCTCGTCGCGGCGACCAGTGCAGGAGCCAGTGCGAGGGTTCCCCCGACGCCGAGCTTGCGGAGCAGCTTCGGACCGACGCTCGTCTGAAGGACGAAGGCCGTCACGTTCGCGACCGTGTAGAAGACTGCGAAGAAGCGGACGAGGTCCGTCTCGCTCGCATAGGCATCGGCCGCCGCGGCCTTGAACGCGTAGTCGATCAGCTTCTCCGTCCCCTCGATCGCAGCGACGAGCATCGCCATCCGCAGAATCAGCGCGTTGGACCGCCATCCGCGCGAGTCCTCGTCGCGATCGTCCGTCTCGGCCGAGGGAGCGGGGGCCCCGAGCATCGGCCGCCCCAGACGGAAGATCACGAAGGCGGCCAGCAGGTGGAACACCGCGAAGCCAGTGAGCATCTGCTCGATGCCCACCCGGGGCGCGATCTCGGCCGCGACCGTGCCTCCGAGTACGCCTCCCAGGGCACCGAAACCGCTGATCCGAGGCACGATCGCCTTCGCCGTGTAGGGGTCGAAGCGCTCATTCACGAGGGACCAGAAGCCGCTGAAGAGAACGAGGGAGAGCGACGTCAGATGGAGGTAGACGGCGATCGCGCCGAGCCCCGGCGACGCGCGCACGAGCAGCCACTCGCCGAAGAGCAATCCCGCCGAAAGCGAGACCGTGAGGGGGACCGTTCGCGCGGGGCTGAAACGGGAGAGGAAACGGGAAACGGCGATCGCCGCGAGGAGCGAAGCCGCCGAGCCCGCGATCATCATCTTCGGCAGGTCGGTGACTTCGAAGCTCGAAAGGAAGAGCGTGTCGCGTACGGCCTTGCCCGCGACGTGCACGGCCACCAGAACGAGGGCTCCTGCCGCCGCGAGAATGGCGCCGCTCTCTCCCCGTGATGTCGGCATGGCACGAGCCTACCCCGGCCCGCTCGATCTCACGAGGCGGGGGTCCGCTCCGCGAGCTCGATCCCGGTAGGCAACGTTCCCGTGCTCGTCCCCGTCTCGCGTTCGATCCGCTTGGCCGCTTCCCGCTCCTTCCAGACCTGCCACCAGAGGCGAGCGTCCTCTGAGGTCCAGTCTTCGAGGACGACACACTCCTTGAAGCGAGCAAGGAGAACTCCCGCGTCCGACGGACGACGCTCCGGCTCCTTCGCGAGGCAATCGAGGATCAGCTTCTCGAGCGAGGACGACACGGTTCGACCGAGCGCCTCCGAGGGCGGGCGAGGCGTCTCGTGGACGTGCTTGATCATCACCTCCATCGGCGACTCCGCGGATAAAGGCGGCGTACCCGTGAGCAGCGTGTACGCGACGAGTCCCAGCTGATAGACGTCCGAACGTGTATCGAATGCCTCGGAAGATCGTACGGCCTCGGGCGGCATGAAGAGGGGCGTACCCGTGAGCGCGGTCGCATCGGTCAGCGCCGCATCCTTCGGCTGCTCGATCGGACGAACGAGCCCGAAGTCGAGCACCTTCGCGAAGTCGTGGAGTCCACCCCGAACGCAGAGCATCACGTTCGATGGTTTGATGTCCCGATGGATCAGGCCCGCGGCGTGTGCCTCGGCAATCGAACCGCAGATCTGCTCCATTACGTGCAGGACGCGCCTCTCGGGAAGGGGACCCTCCTGCTTCGAGATCTCGGCGAGGGTGCATCCTTCGACGTACTCCATCGCGTAGTAGAAGGTGCCGTCCGACGCGTGACCGTAGTCGTAGATCTCGATCGTGTTCGGATGCATCAGGGCCGCCGAGGTGCGCACTTCGCGTTTGAAGCGCTCTATTCCGTCCTTTCCCGCCCGCTCCGTATTCAACACCTTGATGGCGGTCGGACGTCGGAGCAGGGAGTGGCGGGCGAGGTACACCGTGCCCATTCCACCCTTCCCGATCCGGGACTCGATCTCGAAGCGTCCCAGACGACGGACTGCATCGGCCTCGCGACCCAGACGGCGACCCCACATCGCGTAGAAGAAGAGCGCCGTCGAAGAGAGGAGCAGGAGCCCCATCACTGCGACGAAGGATCGACGGACCGCGAGCACCGAGGCGTACGCCTCGTTCCAGTCGACCTCGCTCGCGAGGCCGAAGCCGAGACTCGGGAGCCACGTCCAGGCGCCCACGACTTCGACGCCGCGGTAGTCGCGATATCCGTCCGTGTCCACGCCGCTCTCGCCAGCGATCGCGCCTGCGGCGGACTTCGTGAAGGGCCGCGCGGCGACGGACCGTTCGGGAACGAACCCATCCGTCAGGTCGCCGCCGGGATCGCGGACCTGCACGTTCATGACCGAGGGCCGACCTTGTTCGAGCAGCCCCAGCCCGTAGAGCGCTTCCTCGAAGCGGCTGGGCGTCAGGAGCTGCCCGTCGCGGTCGAAGACGTAGGTCTCGCCCGATCCCGCCAGGCGTGCCGTCCGAAAGAGTTGATCGAACTCGGCGCCAGGATCGATCCGGTATCCGATCGCGCCGACGACGTTCCCCGCGTCGTCGCGAATCGGCGCGCCTGCGAGCATCGAGCGTCCCAGCCGCTTCGGCAACAACTCGTCGTCGTCGGTTTCGTCACTCGGAGGAAGAGGCGCGTCGACCTCGATCAGCACGGGGCGGGTCAGGATCGTCCGTCCCTGGAAGATCGGGGCGACGATCGGGGGCAGTCCCGGATCGAACGAGCCGACCCAGTCCGTCTCGTCGTGGGCGACGAAACGGCCGTCGAGACCGACGACGGCGTAGCCGGGGTGATCCCGACGCGGGTTGGAAGAACGCAGCTCGGCGGCCAGGACGGCCTGCGCCGGCGACGACAGCAACGCCCGACGAGCATCCGGCCCCGTTCGTCCGATCCGCAGGAGCTCGACCGCCGCTTCTCGTACGACGGGCTGGTCCACGAGCAGCTCGACGTAGATCTTCTTCTCTTCTGCCCAGATCTCGAGGGCGTACGCCGTGGTATCGCGGCTCGCGACGAGCTTGGATTCGAGCTCCTCCATCTCGGTGGTCCAGAGGCCGCGAAAGATCAGGTAGCCCGAGCCGCCGAGGAGCAGCGCGAACGAGAGGGGCAGAATCCATGCGTGGCGAAGCAGTAGGCGAGACATGGGACCGCAAAGTCTAGCCGCTGCGAGGTGGAACCGATCGGGAGATGCCAGCAGATGCGCTGCTAGCTTTCGCTGCATGGAAACCGTGCGCGCTTTCCTCGAGGGAAATCCCGTCGGGCTGCTCTTCCTCGTGATCGGCCAGCACTGGTGGTCCTTCTCGGGCGAGAGCAACCTCGACATCGACACACCGCTTGGATCGGTCAGCATCGATCGGCCCGGCGTCAACCTGACCGACGTACAGCCGGTCATCCGGTATCGACTCTCCCCCAAGACGAACATCGGGATGGCGCCCAACTGGCGGTACAACTGGAAGACCGAGCAACTGAGCCTGCCGATCGGAATCGGCGGCGACTCGCTGTTCATGATCGGGCCTCTGCCGGTCAAGCTCGGCGTCGAGACCTACTACTACGCCGTGACCGACGACGACTTCGGGCCGCGATGGCAGGTGCGCTTCCTCATCATTCCCGTATTCCCGTCGCCGGAGTGGTCGAGGAAGCCGATCTTCTGATCCTCGGCGCCCGAAGGAGACCGCCGCTGCGGAACGCTACCGCTGCGCCTCCGGGTAGTAGCGATTCAGATCGTAGATCCCGGCGTGGATCCCGTTGGCCTCGTCGGCGCGCGCCTGGAACCAGTCGTAGAGGGACCAGAAGCGCGGATCCGCGCGGCTCACCCCGAAGCGATCGAACTTCTTTCGGTACGCCTCGGAACCGTCGAAGTTCGCGAGCACGTCGAAGAAGTCGGGCAGGTGCTCGGCGGACACGTCGAGGAAGTAGTTCGGGTAGGACCCGATCGGTCCCGCGTGGAAGTCCATCGTGTCCTTCGAAGCGTCGAGGAAGAAGTTCTCGAGGAAGAGCGAGCTCACGTTGTCGTGCCAGCGGTTGATCACGATCGAGATGAACCGGTCCGATCCGCGGTAGTCGCGAACCCGCACCCACAGCACGTTCGCTTCCGACTCGTTCACCTCGCGAATGAAGCCCGTGCCGGGCGCGGTCAACGCCCGGAAGCCGTCGAGGACGTCCTCGTGGGTCTCGAAGGCGGTCGGCATCGGGACCGTCCCTCCGTGCCGCCGGTAGTTGAGCGGGTCGAATTCGATCCCCAGCGAGTCGAGGAGATGATCGTCGACCAGGCGTTCGACGAGCTCACGCTTGGGTTCGTCCGTTTCGTAGCCGACGCGCGTGGGTCGCCGCGCGTTCAGGATCTCCTGCGCTCGGGTCTCCTCCAGATCGTCGTCGCCGACGTACCAGGATCGGATCATCGGCTCGCGGACCGGCTGCGGGAGCAGCTGCACGAAGTTGAGCTCCCCTTCGACGCGGAGGAAGTCCATGTAGCGGCGGACGTTCACCTGGTGCGCGACGTTTCCGTAGACGTCGAACCCGGCGACCAGCGCGTAGTAGATCCGCTCGAGCTGGGTGAAGTCGATCACCCAGAGCGTGCGGGGCAGATCGCCGAGCGGCCCGCGATGGAGCGAAGCGCTGTCGAAGTGCCGGTAGACCGTGAGCAGCGGACTGTCCTCGGGCACACGTCCGCGCCACACCGAATCGATCGCCAGACCCTCCGGGCGCTGCTCGTCGTAGAGCCGCATCTTGGCGTCGTAGAACGCGCGATAGCGCTCGCGGTAGTCGTCGCTGAAGGTCTCGACGATCCGGCCCTCGCTGCCGAACTCGTTCGGCAGTCGTAGATTGCCCGCCTGCTCGGCCAGGAACGCCGGGTTCTGGACGACGAGGTCGGCGTCCGGGTCCATGAAGAAGACCCAGAAGTGGTCGTGGATGACGTTCAGCGCGACCTGTCCCTTGCAGACCGGCCCCTGCATGAAGCTCTGGATGAAGTACTGCGCGTGGTCCAGCAGGAAGGCGTAGCGGGAACGCGGCGGGATCTGCGCATAGACGACGAAGGGATTCGCGTCGACGACTTCCGAGTGCGGCAACACACGCGGCGGCGCGAGCCATTCCGGCTCGATGAACAGCTCGCGGTATCGAGCCAGCCGCGCTTCGTCGAGCTCCACGACCATGTGCGTCTTGTGGACGAGGGTCGAATGGATCTTCCGGAAGCGGTAGAAGACGCGGTCGACGCCCGGATCGTCGTAGGGTCGTACGCTCGCGATGACGGCGATCGGCTCGCCCGGACCGGACGTCGAGCGAACGATCTCGTAGAAGTCCTCGGAGTCCGAGTCGGCGAAGCGAAGGTGCGCCAGGAAGAGGTGCTCGTAGAGATAGCGAGCCGTCATCACGTGCTTGGCGTCGGGCCGATTGAGGAACGACTCCCACTCCGTGATCGCGCGCGCGTCCGCGGCGCCCGGCGTCACGAGCGCGACCTGCTCCTGCGGCGTCGGACCCGGCGTCCCCTGCGCCACCCAGGACGCGAGCACGCCGTACTCTTCGTCCGACAGCGCGGGGAAGCCGAAGGGCATCCCGCGGTCGGGGTGGAGCGCCAGGAAGACCCCCGCCTCCCGCGGACTCGACGGGCACGAGAGATCCGAGGCCTCGGGCCGGTACTCGCCGCGGGGAACGGGATCGCGGCGCTTCGCCTCGAGGAACATGAAGAGGAGCGCGTCGTTTCGCGGACCCTGAGCGCGATTCTGGAGCACGCTGTGGAAGCCTCTCGCGCGCCAGGCGTCCGTGGTCGGGGCGTCCGTGAACAGTCGCGTCGGTTCCGCCCGCCCGAGGCGCGAGCTCGAGTAGACCTTTTCCTTGGTTCCCCCGCGCTCCGCTCCCTCGAAGGAGCTCAGCTTGAGCTGGCAGGCCGCGTTGTAGCAGGAGTGGCAGACGACGCAGCGGGTGTCGAGCACCGGCTTCACGTCGTCGAGAAAAGTGACCGGACGCGCGAGCTGGGCGGGCTCGGGAAGGCCTTCGGGAGACGGTACGCAGGCGAGTCCGAGCAGAAACGAGCAGGCGAGGGCGATGACGATTCTCAGCATGATTCTCCCGGCTGACCCGCCGCCTTCTCAGCGACCGGCGATCGCCTCGCGCGCTCGTTCGAGCTCGGCGACGAGCTCCTGGCGGAGGAGCTTGCGGCCGATCGACCGCTTGGCCCCACCCCCGATGCCGGTCACCTGGGCCGTGTAGGTGTGATTCGTATAGAAGATCGCGGACCACGTCTCCGGCGTCGGGAGGACACCCACCACGATCTGAAGGGCGTCGTAGTCATGGCCGGAGTAAAAGCGCCGCTCGACGACGATCTCGCCCGCCCCCGCCTCCAGATAGAAGATCCGGTGGATCAGGACCGGCGCAGCGAAGTCGCGTCCCTTCGAGACGGCCCAGGACAGCACGTGACGAGCCTTGCCAGGACTCTTCGACGGAATCGTTTCGAGCTCGGCGTCGAAGACGGGATCGCGGGTCAGCTCGCGGATCGCCGCGTTCGCGTGCGCGAGGTCGAGCTTCGGAGAGCGATCGCTGCCCGCATAGGATTCGATTCCCGAGAGTCCTCGCTTCCAGTAGGCGGCGGCCCGCTCCGCGAGGGCACTTCGATAGGCGTCGAGCGCCGCCTCCGCCCCTCGTTCGGCGGCCGCCTCGATCCGGCGCGCCTCCGCCTCCGAGAGATGGAACGTATCTGCAGGCCGTCGAACCAGCTTCGCGAGGCTTTCGTCGGGAAGCTCCAGGTTCGCGAGCGAAGGACGCGCGGGATCGATCGTTCCGCTCGACAGCGTGAAGGTCTGGACCTCGGCCATGCGCTTCGCGTCGAGGAACTCGGTGACCGCACCGACGGGCGCGTCGAGCCGAGCGACCAGCGCCAACGCCAGGTCTTTCTCGCTGGATGCCGCCAGCTCCTCGGCGACGATCTCGCCGGCGATCACGCGTTCGATCGCCGCCGTCGAGAGCCCGATTTCCTGCGCGAGCTGCCCGGCGCTTCGTGGCTCCGCTTGCGACGACCCGACCACGGCCGGGGACAGCAGACACGCGATGAAGAGGGATCGGGCGAAGGTCTTCACGCAGCCAATCTAGCAGCCGTGTCCGTCCGTCGATCGCCTGAACGCGAAGAGCAGCCCGACGGACAGGGCGATCGGCGTCGCTCCCGTGGGCTCCGGAATCGACAGCGTCCCGATCGCGATATTGCGTCCGCGCGTCGGCGTGCACGGCACCGTGGGTGGCCCCGTCGCGCCCGCGCCCGAGCAGACGGGATCGAGCAGCGCGGACGCGAGCTCGCCGCCGTCGCGAAGCGGGTCGACGACGAGCCGGTCGGGCGATTCTGCACCGCAGCTGCGCCCTCGGGAATGCCGGGGTGCATCGGTCGCCGCTTCGCGTCAGCCCCGGAAGCCGCGCGCCACGAGGTACTTCTCCGTACTCCCCTTGCGCGTCGACTGGAGCTTCACGGTCTTCGCCTTCGCGAACGAGTCCTGGACGCGCTTCACGATCGTCTGGGCCTCGGGCCCTTCGAGCACCTTGACGACGAAGGACCCGCCCGGGGCGAGGACCTTCGGAAGCAGCGACTCGATCGCCTCGAGCAGGCGCTCCTCGTTCGCCCGATCCGTCTCGCGCACGCCCGTGAGCTTCGGCGCCGCGTCCGAGAGCACGACGTCGGCGGGCTCGCCGCCGATCGCTTCGAGCAGGCGCGCCGGCGTGTCCTCGGCTTCGAGGTCGCCGACGAGCGCCTTGGCGTTCGGCTGCGGGAGCGGAGGGTCGACCTCCGCGAGGTCGATGCCCACGACGACGCCGTTCCCGCCGACGAGCCGGACCGCGACCTCCATCCATCCGCCCGGCCAGCAGCCGAGATCCAGCACGCGATGGCCCTTCTCGAGGATCCGGAACTGCTTCTGGATCTCCTCGAGCTTGTAGGCGGCGCGCGAGCGCAGTCCCTCCTTCTTGGCCTTCTGGTGGAGGTGGTCTTTGCGTTGGTAGCGGGCCATGGGCGGCGGGAGGCTATCGGATCAAGCCCGCGGAATCAGCTTCTTCCGCTGCATCCACTCGATCCACCCGACGAGCATGTCTTCGGAGTCGAGACACTCGTCGAAGCCGGCCTGACGCAGCTTGATGGTCGAGAGCATGTTGGGTGGCGCCGGGTGTTCGCGACCGAAGCCGAAGTGGAGGTCGGCATAGACGAACGAGTCGCCGACGAACTCCATGAGTCCCGGCGCGCGCAGCCCGTGCTTCGCGACGATCGCGTCCCACACGTCCGCCTTCGCGGGCATCGTCTCCGCGAGCTTCTCCGGCGACGGCTCGCCGACCTCCATGCCGAAGGCCTCCGCGAGTCGCGCCCACACGTTCTCCCAGACGAACACGTCGCCGTTCGAGACGTTGAACACTTCGTTTCGCGCCGCTTCGTTCGAAGCGCCCCACTCGAGCGCCCGCGCGAGGAGCCGCGCATCCATCGCATCGACGGGTCCAGTCCGTCCCCCCGGCCAGCACAGCCCGCGCCCTTCGTGCTTCGCGATCGCGGCGAAGGTCGCGAGCGGTGCAATCGGATTCATGGGGGCACCGAACGCGTGGCCGTAGATGACCGGCGGGCGCCAGACCGTCCATGCATACCCCGCAGCGGCCGCCCGCTCCCGCAACAGGTCCTCCTGCAGCCAGTAGAAATTGGCGTGCTCGTGTCGCGGCTCGCGCTCGCGACCGGGCACGCGCATGCCTCCCACGTGCGCGCCATACGCCTTCGTGCCCTGCAGGAGCGAAACGTGCTCGAGGCCCCCGCCGGCTTCGACCCCGGCGAGCAGGTTCTCGAGCATTCGTCGGTTGATCTCCATCTGGTCCGGATCGAACCAACCTCCGACCAATCCCTCCTTCTCCTGGAGCGCCGCGAAGACGACGTGGGTGATCGGCGGAAGCGCGGCCAGGCCTTCGCGACAGGCCGCTTCGTCCAGAAGATCGAGCGGGACGTGGCGGCCGACCGAGAGATCCGGTGCGCGGCGCGATACGCCGTACGCCTCCC comes from the bacterium genome and includes:
- a CDS encoding RlmE family RNA methyltransferase, with the translated sequence MARYQRKDHLHQKAKKEGLRSRAAYKLEEIQKQFRILEKGHRVLDLGCWPGGWMEVAVRLVGGNGVVVGIDLAEVDPPLPQPNAKALVGDLEAEDTPARLLEAIGGEPADVVLSDAAPKLTGVRETDRANEERLLEAIESLLPKVLAPGGSFVVKVLEGPEAQTIVKRVQDSFAKAKTVKLQSTRKGSTEKYLVARGFRG
- a CDS encoding fatty acid cis/trans isomerase translates to MLRIVIALACSFLLGLACVPSPEGLPEPAQLARPVTFLDDVKPVLDTRCVVCHSCYNAACQLKLSSFEGAERGGTKEKVYSSSRLGRAEPTRLFTDAPTTDAWRARGFHSVLQNRAQGPRNDALLFMFLEAKRRDPVPRGEYRPEASDLSCPSSPREAGVFLALHPDRGMPFGFPALSDEEYGVLASWVAQGTPGPTPQEQVALVTPGAADARAITEWESFLNRPDAKHVMTARYLYEHLFLAHLRFADSDSEDFYEIVRSTSGPGEPIAVIASVRPYDDPGVDRVFYRFRKIHSTLVHKTHMVVELDEARLARYRELFIEPEWLAPPRVLPHSEVVDANPFVVYAQIPPRSRYAFLLDHAQYFIQSFMQGPVCKGQVALNVIHDHFWVFFMDPDADLVVQNPAFLAEQAGNLRLPNEFGSEGRIVETFSDDYRERYRAFYDAKMRLYDEQRPEGLAIDSVWRGRVPEDSPLLTVYRHFDSASLHRGPLGDLPRTLWVIDFTQLERIYYALVAGFDVYGNVAHQVNVRRYMDFLRVEGELNFVQLLPQPVREPMIRSWYVGDDDLEETRAQEILNARRPTRVGYETDEPKRELVERLVDDHLLDSLGIEFDPLNYRRHGGTVPMPTAFETHEDVLDGFRALTAPGTGFIREVNESEANVLWVRVRDYRGSDRFISIVINRWHDNVSSLFLENFFLDASKDTMDFHAGPIGSYPNYFLDVSAEHLPDFFDVLANFDGSEAYRKKFDRFGVSRADPRFWSLYDWFQARADEANGIHAGIYDLNRYYPEAQR
- a CDS encoding SDR family oxidoreductase; amino-acid sequence: MSRPRRVLVVGASGIVGRAAFEHFATAGWEAYGVSRRAPDLSVGRHVPLDLLDEAACREGLAALPPITHVVFAALQEKEGLVGGWFDPDQMEINRRMLENLLAGVEAGGGLEHVSLLQGTKAYGAHVGGMRVPGREREPRHEHANFYWLQEDLLRERAAAAGYAWTVWRPPVIYGHAFGAPMNPIAPLATFAAIAKHEGRGLCWPGGRTGPVDAMDARLLARALEWGASNEAARNEVFNVSNGDVFVWENVWARLAEAFGMEVGEPSPEKLAETMPAKADVWDAIVAKHGLRAPGLMEFVGDSFVYADLHFGFGREHPAPPNMLSTIKLRQAGFDECLDSEDMLVGWIEWMQRKKLIPRA
- a CDS encoding serine/threonine protein kinase, which codes for MSRLLLRHAWILPLSFALLLGGSGYLIFRGLWTTEMEELESKLVASRDTTAYALEIWAEEKKIYVELLVDQPVVREAAVELLRIGRTGPDARRALLSSPAQAVLAAELRSSNPRRDHPGYAVVGLDGRFVAHDETDWVGSFDPGLPPIVAPIFQGRTILTRPVLIEVDAPLPPSDETDDDELLPKRLGRSMLAGAPIRDDAGNVVGAIGYRIDPGAEFDQLFRTARLAGSGETYVFDRDGQLLTPSRFEEALYGLGLLEQGRPSVMNVQVRDPGGDLTDGFVPERSVAARPFTKSAAGAIAGESGVDTDGYRDYRGVEVVGAWTWLPSLGFGLASEVDWNEAYASVLAVRRSFVAVMGLLLLSSTALFFYAMWGRRLGREADAVRRLGRFEIESRIGKGGMGTVYLARHSLLRRPTAIKVLNTERAGKDGIERFKREVRTSAALMHPNTIEIYDYGHASDGTFYYAMEYVEGCTLAEISKQEGPLPERRVLHVMEQICGSIAEAHAAGLIHRDIKPSNVMLCVRGGLHDFAKVLDFGLVRPIEQPKDAALTDATALTGTPLFMPPEAVRSSEAFDTRSDVYQLGLVAYTLLTGTPPLSAESPMEVMIKHVHETPRPPSEALGRTVSSSLEKLILDCLAKEPERRPSDAGVLLARFKECVVLEDWTSEDARLWWQVWKEREAAKRIERETGTSTGTLPTGIELAERTPAS